Below is a genomic region from Cydia strobilella chromosome 1, ilCydStro3.1, whole genome shotgun sequence.
gttgttatagcggcaacagaaatacatcatctgtgaaaatttcatctgtctagctatcacggttgatgagatacagcctggtgacagacggacagacagacagacagacagaaagcggagtcttagttatagggtcccgtttttaccctttgggtacggaaccctaaaaataacaaggaatatggcaaaaacagtttttttgcaaataaataattaacgacaccatttgtctagccggtcactgtgcgaactgattgctatgatggcgacgcatcgttatgcgttaacgggattctgatggttggtcagtcgtgtcgccatataaagccgctaccccgtctcgtcttgcccctctctcccctacataagatagtgattagatacaccaaataagtgaaaaaacgcctcaagcgtaaaagaaaccaccaaaaatcattttatgtcgcattacaagcctgatttagctatgaatactaatacccccttattcgtaaaactttacgagcctgaattagttaaattatgttttatccttttcttacaaatacataagtcaaaatgacagacaaagacaaacgattcatatagctaattcaatgactattaatcatattaatcacatcatttaatttattttaacttaatttattataaatatgtgttattaataacgtaataatatacaaatataagcatagagtaataaattaataagcctgcagtatttgaaatgtccgtaatatgtccaattccaaaatacgggttatacgggtaccacggatgttgcgccacataatctcgtatgtcaaggtgtttcggctgaaagcgccctggcagacttatatattcctgaagagaaggttcatatctaccgactggaattggtttcatgctggtatcagatgggttaatttaggggtcctgatggtcacctttgagagcgtatgccaagcacttccggcaggaatcatactggcagatttcgcttttctgtatctaccagtaaatttctaactgatgccatagcttttattgcagtatcagatgggttaaatgaccccccctttttcgcaccggaagtggctattttttttgtactttcggctagttccgccgtggcagactatcaaattcggacttagcatcagttttatgggaaaccattgtgcatctcatcgcggtatcacgttggttcgaaactttactgccggctctccaacctatcacccgttgaaacagccattatcgtccataatctccatcttattaatccatttctttccttctacagctaaatttatacgccgtaatctttcgcacgtacaccagttcacgccagtgcggaaagcggaccgtcagaaaaacaatttgttttggttacattatttttttaaattccatgtgtagattttttttgtgacTTTCGGAAGTGCTtatcaaattatacgtgttgtgcacagtatttgttttactgcaatACTTATTACCTATAACCGTATCTTAGTCTCACTTTTCAACACATcgacttttatttttttaaataaacaaaactcctttacagttttttttattcgcttgtATCGCCCGGGAATTAAACCGCCTAAAATAAAGCTTGCTATTTTATTTCACTATTGGATACAGTGTatgtttatgttaaaatttctccaagaaacattaggtcttaaggggcccactgattatcagtccgccgaacgatatttGCCTGATGTCAGAACAAAAAAttcacagttccgaacaactgacaggccgatatcggctggcggactggtaatcagtgggcccctttacactcGTCTGACGTAGAAAATATAAAATGGTTCTGAAAACtggattttttctttttaaaggaATATGACGAAGAATAAACAACCGAAATCAGGCACAACAAagaaatctgtcaaaattgtggaaaacaaggaaactgATAAATTGGTAGTACCTGTGAAGGCTGACTCTTTAGATGACGAAGATCAAGGGTTTGGAGGATGGCTtaggtaaatatgtaatatacctatgtaaacAAAAATATGCAACTATAAATATATTAGGTGTCATTTTGTTCTTTTGCATAGGTACGACGTTCCACGTAATAAAAACCCTTGGCctgtttaattgtttttttttttttttaggtctGAGGATGGCATGGATACTATGAAGCTATTTGTATTAGCGAACAGCATAGTGATGGTTACAACTATTGCTTACCCACACATTCAAACAATATTCTCTGTGATATCAGAAATGATATACGGTGACGACGAGTATTACCGTGTcgaattgtaataaaactaataaatatccTTGGAGAATTTGAATTTATAAAGAAGAAATTACAATAGTATATTAACTTTTTTTGTCATTGAAATGTGCCCGAGACTGTTAAAAGGCTTTTGactaaaaatatatctttagtATTGGTTTTCAGCTTCTCTAGTTCTATACATAGTATTAAGAATTACCAACCATGTTTCATGAATAATTTTATTGCATTTATGGAAACGTGGTTTTGCAAAAAGACGTGTTACTTgaaaataacacatatttaaatattgaaaatgcTTGGTTTAATATTTCGTGTTGTTTTTTCATTGGGCGTAGTTGTTTGGTATTCAATAAACGTTTGGAAAATGATTTCCGACTACTTTAATAAAGAGTTCCAAAGAATGCTATTAAATGTAACGGAAGATGATAATGATGAACTGTAAGcttattaatagtacattactacagaggctggaaACTAAGGATTTGCCGGCCAAATGCATATTCAGATAGCTAAGAGGCCGACAACGCCTTTTCAAgccgatgtatgtataaatagtgcttttctcaaacatgcaacgaaataaataaggaaatctccacgaaatcagttttatttcagaaaaaaaaagtaaaccaGGCCCAAAACATAACTATCACCTATACCTATCTCTATCACATGTGTCGTTACGTGTCGTAttaattttacacatgtagtttgtcaatttattacacaaattttcaattatttacacaaatttttcgccttgcatccgtctGAATGTCGTTTcagccacataactaagtttacatagtttttatgttgatattatgtttcacatacatcgttgccttaagcaTGGAGTATAATTCCCACAGTGTTGACGATCTTATAGTTATATTCAGTTCTTTCAAATATGCCACAAAAACTTTCTGGTAAATTGTGAGCATTTttcttctaaattttataaattgccTTAAGCATCCatataagaatagaatagaatagaatataaataatttattcgttagcacacacaaatagaaagttatacagaacagagaaacataaataaaagaaaaagtgccacgaaatggtctcacctcagcatgttgctagcgacttccagcgctgatcttccggtgagaccatccggtgaaacaatcacgacaggtaacaagaaaaacaacaaaattaatatataatataacatacaaaagacagagataagttaaaaatacatattacacacacacacatattattatagacactattattacgtacagctgttatatccggccgaactcagcttggccgtacattatgcctaagattataactagcgccatgcggcagatacgcaaactaaactaaaatgacagctAAGACAGGTTGATTTTATCAGAACTTCTCTTTGATTAGAACAAAAGCAATACGGTATcaatctaaatttgactgcTTAAGTGCTTACAGACAGTCGCAAGAGGGcgagaacaaagttttgtaaagTTATGTGCCATGGCAATGCAGAGGGAACCAGTAAAAGCAAAAAACCACAGGCAGCTCGTATCGTGTAAGCAGGTTTCCTGGCTAAGTTGGTGGTTAATCATGTACTGTTTAAGCttcgttttaaaactataaatacttTGCAGGTTCCTCATTGGCGGCGGCACGTTATTCCAACATTTTGTGGCCGTATAGCGATAGCTGCCCCGGAAGGCTGCCGAAGCGTGGCGTGGCGTCAACAATTGAATCCCACAATTACGGCGGTCGCGGAGCCTAATGCAAGACAACTTGTTAAAAAGATATGCAGCGGTTTTATACTTCAGAACTCCGACATATAACTACTTCGACTTTGATTTTGGGGGCAGCAAGTTATTTTAAGTCAATTCTGCTTTCGCTCTCAATTTTGTAGgagtacaattaatattaatttcatattttcgtcggaactcatgtTAAAGGAAACACAaacaacaacgcacaataaatccaataaaatagaattacagaatgaaaaatgttcaactttgcctccaaaacgattaaaaaaatacctacgcgtgattgattgagtagacatttttgccgctaatatttaaatgaaatattttaaatgtgtatttgtgtagttttatttgcaattcacatttattggaatttgttaataatgtgttatttattatgttcatgtcaattttatataagtaaaactgcaaaatatagcaaaaatcgtttattgagttttttttaataggcaaagtggcagaatgtcataactAACCAAAACGCAAATATTgattgcagtttttt
It encodes:
- the LOC134747284 gene encoding uncharacterized protein LOC134747284, whose protein sequence is MTKNKQPKSGTTKKSVKIVENKETDKLVVPVKADSLDDEDQGFGGWLRSEDGMDTMKLFVLANSIVMVTTIAYPHIQTIFSVISEMIYGDDEYYRVEL